The following coding sequences are from one Streptomyces sp. V3I7 window:
- a CDS encoding GNAT family N-acetyltransferase, whose amino-acid sequence MPTDASADAGPVPVHLGCSGPDRDGADTLDLRLPDELLAHFAAAPDAGRDIGDVPDRSVMAEVGFAPADGRPVAGADDLLDRVGSWGLTVTPVGPFQLVPVQPDRDLPLITRWMNDPAVSAFWNLAGPRSQIEGHLRAQLTGDGRSVPCIGILSGTPMSYWEIYRSDLDELARHYPARPHDTGIHLLLGEVADRGRGLGTALIRTVADLVLDRRPTCQRVVAEPDLRNTPSVAAFLGAGFWFGAEVDLPAKRAALMIRDRSLRDLM is encoded by the coding sequence GCCGACCGACGCGAGTGCCGACGCGGGACCCGTCCCCGTTCATCTGGGCTGCTCGGGCCCTGACCGGGACGGGGCGGACACCCTGGATCTGCGTCTGCCCGACGAGCTCCTCGCCCACTTCGCGGCGGCCCCCGATGCCGGGAGAGACATCGGCGACGTGCCGGATCGGTCCGTCATGGCCGAGGTCGGGTTCGCCCCGGCCGACGGCCGCCCGGTCGCGGGCGCGGACGACCTGCTCGACCGTGTCGGATCCTGGGGCCTGACCGTCACTCCCGTGGGTCCCTTTCAACTGGTCCCCGTCCAGCCCGACCGTGATCTCCCGCTGATCACACGCTGGATGAACGACCCCGCCGTGTCCGCGTTCTGGAACCTGGCCGGCCCCCGGTCCCAGATCGAGGGTCACCTGCGCGCTCAACTCACCGGCGACGGCCGCAGCGTCCCGTGCATCGGGATCCTGAGCGGCACCCCCATGAGCTACTGGGAGATCTACCGGTCCGACCTGGACGAACTGGCCCGGCACTACCCGGCCCGCCCGCACGACACCGGGATCCACCTCCTGCTCGGCGAAGTAGCCGACCGGGGGCGCGGCCTCGGTACCGCCCTGATCAGAACCGTGGCCGACCTGGTGCTGGACCGGCGACCCACATGCCAACGCGTCGTCGCGGAGCCCGACCTTCGCAACACCCCTTCCGTCGCCGCTTTCCTTGGTGCAGGGTTCTGGTTCGGTGCCGAGGTCGACCTTCCCGCCAAGCGGGCCGCCCTCATGATCCGCGACCGGTCCCTGCGTGATCTGATGTAG
- a CDS encoding ATP-dependent DNA helicase yields MTKPSLPELLHAAVTAVGGTERPGQVTMAESVAEAIDDGSNLLIQAGTGTGKSLGYLVPALAHGERVVVATATLALQRQLVERDLPRTVEALHPQLRRRPEFAMLKGRSNYLCLHRLHEGMPQDEDEGLFDQFEAAAPTSKLGQDLLRMRDWADETETGDRDDLTPGVSDRAWAQVSVSSRECLGATKCAYGAECFAEMARERAKLADVVVTNHALLAIDAIEGAPVLPQHEVLIVDEAHELVSRVTGVATGELTSGQVNRAVRRAAKLVNEKAADQLQTAAEGFEKLMELALPGRLEEVPEDLGYALMALRDAARNVISGIGATRDKSIQDEDAVRKQALASVETVHDVAERILNGSEWDVVWYERHDRFGATLRVAPMSVSGLLREKLFADRSVVLTSATLKLGGDFNGVGASLGLAAEGVEGDDLPKWKGVDVGSPFDYPRQGILYVAKHLSRPARDGDRADMLDELTELIQAAGGRTLGLFSSMRAAQLAAEELRVRIPEFPILLQGEETLGELIKNFAADPKTCLFGTLSLWQGVDVPGPSCQLVVIDKIPFPRPDDPLMSARQKAVEEAGGNGFMAVAATHAALLMAQGAGRLVRASGDRGVVAVLDQRLATARYGGFLKTSLPDFWYTTDRNQVRRSLAAIDAAAREAEAK; encoded by the coding sequence ATGACGAAGCCCTCTCTCCCCGAACTCCTGCACGCCGCCGTCACAGCCGTCGGCGGTACGGAGCGCCCCGGCCAGGTGACGATGGCCGAATCGGTCGCCGAGGCGATCGACGACGGATCCAACCTGCTGATCCAGGCCGGCACCGGCACCGGAAAGTCACTCGGCTATCTCGTGCCCGCGCTCGCGCACGGGGAGCGAGTCGTCGTGGCGACGGCCACCCTCGCGCTCCAGCGCCAGCTCGTCGAGCGGGACCTGCCGCGCACGGTCGAGGCGCTGCACCCGCAGCTACGCCGCCGTCCGGAGTTCGCGATGCTCAAGGGAAGATCGAACTACCTGTGCCTGCACCGCCTGCACGAGGGCATGCCGCAGGACGAGGACGAGGGACTCTTCGACCAGTTCGAGGCGGCCGCGCCGACCAGCAAGCTCGGCCAGGACCTGCTGCGCATGCGCGACTGGGCCGACGAGACCGAGACCGGCGACCGCGACGACCTCACCCCCGGTGTCTCCGACCGCGCCTGGGCGCAGGTGTCCGTGTCCTCCCGGGAGTGCCTGGGCGCCACGAAGTGCGCGTACGGCGCCGAGTGCTTCGCCGAGATGGCCCGCGAGCGCGCCAAGCTCGCCGACGTCGTCGTCACCAACCACGCCCTGCTCGCGATCGACGCCATCGAGGGCGCCCCGGTGCTTCCGCAGCACGAGGTCCTGATCGTGGACGAGGCGCACGAGCTGGTCTCGCGCGTCACCGGTGTCGCCACCGGCGAGCTCACGTCCGGCCAGGTCAACCGCGCGGTGCGGCGTGCCGCGAAGCTGGTCAACGAGAAGGCCGCCGACCAGCTCCAGACCGCTGCCGAGGGCTTCGAGAAGCTGATGGAGCTGGCCCTGCCGGGCCGCCTGGAGGAGGTCCCGGAGGATCTCGGCTACGCCCTGATGGCCCTGCGGGACGCCGCCCGTAACGTCATCTCCGGGATCGGCGCGACCCGCGACAAGTCGATCCAGGACGAGGACGCGGTCCGCAAGCAGGCGCTGGCCTCCGTGGAGACGGTGCACGACGTGGCCGAGCGCATCTTGAACGGCTCCGAGTGGGACGTCGTCTGGTACGAGCGGCACGACCGGTTCGGTGCCACGCTGCGCGTCGCCCCGATGTCGGTCTCCGGACTCCTCAGGGAGAAGCTGTTCGCGGACCGGTCCGTGGTCCTCACCTCGGCCACGCTCAAGCTGGGCGGCGACTTCAACGGGGTCGGCGCCTCCTTGGGCCTGGCCGCCGAAGGTGTGGAGGGCGACGATCTCCCCAAGTGGAAGGGCGTCGACGTCGGTTCGCCGTTCGACTACCCCCGGCAGGGCATCCTCTACGTCGCCAAGCACCTCTCGCGCCCCGCCCGGGACGGCGACCGCGCCGACATGCTCGACGAGCTGACCGAGCTCATCCAGGCGGCCGGCGGACGCACGCTCGGCCTGTTCTCCTCGATGCGCGCGGCTCAGCTCGCCGCCGAGGAGCTGCGCGTCCGGATCCCCGAGTTCCCGATCCTGCTCCAGGGCGAGGAGACCCTCGGCGAGCTGATCAAGAACTTCGCGGCGGACCCGAAGACCTGCCTCTTCGGCACCCTGTCGCTGTGGCAGGGCGTCGACGTCCCCGGTCCCAGCTGCCAGCTGGTCGTCATAGACAAGATCCCGTTTCCGCGCCCCGACGACCCGCTGATGAGCGCCCGCCAGAAGGCGGTCGAGGAGGCCGGCGGCAACGGCTTCATGGCGGTCGCTGCCACGCACGCGGCCCTGCTGATGGCGCAGGGCGCCGGCCGTCTCGTACGGGCGTCGGGGGACCGCGGCGTGGTCGCCGTCCTGGACCAGCGGCTCGCCACCGCGCGCTACGGCGGCTTCCTGAAGACGTCACTGCCCGACTTCTGGTACACGACGGACCGCAACCAGGTCCGCAGGTCGCTCGCGGCGATCGACGCGGCGGCGAGGGAAGCGGAGGCGAAGTGA
- the lexA gene encoding transcriptional repressor LexA, producing the protein MTTTADSATITAQERSQGRLEPVHAMNDATDPEGPKRSLPGRPPGIRADSSGLTDRQRRVIEVIRDSVQRRGYPPSMREIGQAVGLSSTSSVAHQLMALERKGFLRRDPHRPRAYEVRGSDQAVTVQPTDTAGKPAASYVPLVGRIAAGGPILAEESVEDVFPLPRQLVGDGELFVLKVVGDSMIEAAICDGDWVTVRRQPVAENGDIVAAMLDGEATVKRFKREDGHVWLLPHNAAYEPIPGDDATILGKVVAVLRRV; encoded by the coding sequence GTGACCACCACCGCAGACAGTGCCACCATCACCGCCCAGGAGCGCTCCCAGGGCCGACTCGAGCCGGTGCATGCGATGAACGACGCCACGGATCCTGAAGGGCCCAAGCGCTCCCTGCCGGGCCGACCTCCGGGCATTCGCGCGGACAGCTCAGGACTCACCGACCGGCAGCGCCGGGTGATCGAGGTCATCCGGGACTCCGTGCAGCGCCGGGGCTACCCGCCGTCCATGCGGGAGATCGGTCAGGCGGTCGGGCTCTCGAGCACCTCGTCGGTGGCACACCAGCTGATGGCACTGGAGCGCAAGGGCTTCCTGCGTCGTGACCCGCACCGCCCGCGCGCGTACGAGGTGCGCGGCTCCGACCAGGCGGTGACGGTGCAGCCCACGGACACCGCCGGCAAGCCCGCCGCGTCGTACGTCCCTCTGGTCGGCCGCATCGCCGCCGGTGGGCCGATCCTCGCCGAGGAGTCGGTCGAGGACGTCTTCCCCCTCCCTCGGCAGCTGGTCGGTGACGGCGAGCTGTTCGTCCTGAAGGTCGTCGGCGACTCCATGATCGAGGCCGCGATCTGCGACGGCGACTGGGTCACGGTCCGCCGCCAGCCGGTCGCCGAGAACGGCGACATCGTGGCCGCCATGCTCGACGGCGAGGCCACGGTCAAGCGCTTCAAGCGCGAGGACGGCCATGTCTGGCTCCTCCCGCACAACGCGGCCTACGAGCCGATCCCCGGTGACGACGCGACCATTCTGGGCAAGGTCGTCGCGGTGCTGCGGCGCGTGTGA
- the nrdR gene encoding transcriptional regulator NrdR, which yields MHCPFCRHPDSRVVDSRTTDDGTSIRRRRQCPDCSRRFTTVETCSLMVVKRSGVTEPFSRAKVINGVRKACQGRPVTEDALAQLGQRVEEAVRATGSAELTTHDVGLAILGPLQELDLVAYLRFASVYRAFDSLEDFESAIAELREATRGLAVDGEGAAAGSQEDDRGCGGSTQVPVPAHAAD from the coding sequence ATGCACTGCCCCTTCTGCAGGCACCCCGACAGCCGCGTGGTCGACAGTCGTACGACCGACGACGGCACGTCGATCCGCAGGCGCCGCCAGTGTCCCGACTGCTCCCGTCGTTTCACGACCGTGGAGACGTGCTCGCTCATGGTGGTGAAGCGGTCCGGAGTCACCGAGCCGTTCAGCCGTGCCAAGGTCATCAACGGTGTACGCAAGGCTTGCCAGGGGCGACCTGTCACCGAGGACGCGCTCGCCCAGCTCGGCCAGCGGGTCGAGGAGGCGGTGCGCGCCACCGGAAGCGCCGAGCTGACCACCCATGACGTGGGTCTGGCCATACTCGGTCCGCTTCAGGAGCTCGACCTCGTCGCGTATCTGCGATTCGCCTCCGTATACCGGGCGTTCGACTCGCTCGAGGACTTCGAGTCCGCGATCGCGGAACTGAGGGAAGCGACGAGAGGCCTCGCCGTGGACGGCGAGGGCGCGGCAGCGGGGAGCCAGGAAGACGACCGCGGGTGCGGGGGGTCCACTCAGGTACCCGTGCCCGCTCACGCCGCCGACTGA